The genomic interval CGACCCTACAAAATTGGATTCTGATCTGATTAGTTGAAAATGAAGtcctatttaaaaaaaacatttcctTTGTCATGcttttttgataaaaaactgCAGTTATCTGTTTCACTAAACTCCTTAAATATTAGCCACATCTAATTACATCGGGCTGATATATCGGAATCGACATAACACATTCTTATGAATTTTTGATTGTCGATTGCaccaattataaatatatatatatataaataaaaaatatttgagctAGCGTCTGTGCTTTTACTTTTGTAAGTGCTAGTGGTACTAGAGGGAGATATACAGAAATGTAAGTGCCAAGTAATGAACGTTGCAAAGTTTCGATGACGCAAAAAATAACTCTATCTGCGAGATAAATTGGAGGACATAAGATTGTAGCTAAAACTCTTCTAACTTGAATAGTTTCTAAATCGATGCGTTCAAAGAGTGGGTCGGCAGGCAGACTGACGAAAATGGCCTCATCGACTTGAAGATTTCTCCTTGCAAGCATTAccttttttatgtttattgtaTTGAATCAAAAATAGCAGACATTTTTATTACTGCAGAGATGGTTACCTAAGCCATGATTTTCGCTTTACCATGATTACTGATCTAGGAGCAACAAATCTGGATTACGATACGGTCATGGCGCACgtgtaaaatattttgcgcagtcacaaaaacaaatattaagatttaacaaatataaGTCGCTACTGATTTTAAATGGCAATCGATTGCGAAAGTGTCATAAGCcatcaatataaaaatacaactgTTCCAGGTTATAAAGTCCATAAGAACTTGGGAAATGTTAAACAACGTGACACAGAAACTACTTAAACTTATCAATGTTATAAAATAGAAGCTTAAGAccaaattaattgtaaatatttacttttcatCAAAAGTTATCAGCAAAAGCACGCTGACAGACCAATTTTTCGAATAAATAGTCGGCGTATTGAGGTAGGGAACTATTCGCAAAACAGCGAACTATCCATCATGCTAAAGTACATCCTTATAGTTTTGCCAGTGTTCATACCTCTTGCATTTGCAGCAAGTCTCGGAGACTCCCAGGGCTCGGATGATGTAGAAATACCTGCATTTGTGCAAACACTCAGAGAGCTTTACCGTGGGCCACCACCAGGGCAGGTGAGCACCACGCGAGCAAATGTAGAGACCCGCTGGATCAGCCAGAAATTGGACAACTTTAACGTATCAAATGAGGAAGTGTGGGACGATGtaagttttttttaacattttatgaaaaacaatgATCCTGAAGAACTTATTTGGTTTCAGCGTGTGCTGATCAACGAGGATTACTTCGTAGATGGTTCTCCAATCTTCATATACTTAGGCGGAGAATGGAAGATTGAACCTAGCGCCATAACATCAGGTCTATGGGTGGACATTGCACGCGAGCACAATGGCTCCCTGGTCTACACTGAGCATCGCTTCTTCGGAGAAAGCATTCCAATTAAGTAAATTTCCTGACTCTCATTGCTAATACCTCAGCGACGCAAAACAACTTTGTTCATTTAACCCTCAGACCCTTGTCAACTGCCAACCTTAAATATCAAAATGTGGAACAAGCTTTGGCCGATGTGGTTAATGTTATTAACGTTCTTAAAAAGGAGGACAAGTACAAGGACTCGAAAGTAGTTATATCTGGTTGTTCTTACTCTGCAACTATGGCGGTTTGGCTAAAGCTATTGTATCCCGACGTAATCGTGGGCAGTTGGGCGTCCAGTGCTCCATTAGAGGCCAAAGTAGACTTTAAAGGTTAATATACCCGCCCCAGATTTGCCTTTTACTTGCTACGTTAAGCATGTAACAATTCCGCTGCCTCTTCTATTGCAGATTACATGAAAGTTGTTGGCAAAGCATACAGGGAACTGGGGGGAGACTATTGCTATAACATTATCGATAATGCCACGTCCCAATATGAGCAATTGTTTGCGAGCGGAAATGGCACTGAGGCCAAGAAAATTTTAAACCTTTGTGACGATTTCGATGAAAACGACGAGCAGGATCAGTGGCAAATATTCAGCACgattgcaaatgtttttgcCGGCATTGCCCAGTACcaaaagtaacaaaaaaaacattcaaaatatttgcttgctATATCATTATGTTCTTTCTACTTAGACCCGAAAACTACGACTTGGCCCAATATTGCTCCGTTCTTCGTAGCTTTGATCCTGACGATGCTGTGGCAGTCTCTAAATTCGTACAATGGCGTCTCAACTATCCAGCATGTGTTAATACGCGGTATAAGGGAACTGTTGCCTATTACAAATGGTCAATGGACAACTACGATGGTTGTAAGTATATACTGGCATAACAAATTGACCAAGTAAAGTAAATCATTTCTTCTCTTAGCTGGTCTTGCTTGGTTCTATCAAACATGCAGAGAATTTGGCTGGTTTCAATCCTCTGGGAGCAAAAGTCAACCATTCGGATCTTCGTTTCCGGCCACTCTGTACACCGACACCTGTCACGATGTTTTCGGCTCAGGTTACTCGTCAGCGCGAATCGAAAGGTATATCAGGGCCACAAACAAGAAGTATGGCGGTGTAAATCCGGCTGTCGAGAACGTTTACATGACTCAGGGTGGATTGGATCCATGGAGCAAAGTTGGCGCTGGCCTGGCACAAAACGCCACTATTATTCCCCAAGCCTCACACTGTTCCGATTCGGGTTCAATCAGTGCCACGGATAGTCCTGGACTTCGCGCCGCCAAGGAGCGATTGGCTAAACTAGTTCGCGAGTGGCTTGCTtaactttatatattataaactTTACATTACATTAAtcgttatatacatatatatatatatttttaagagaTGCAATTCtgattattaataaaatcaatatttatccAAAGTTTTATAATAAGCTATCTGTTAGATCTAACATGTTTAGGCCCATGAatcataataacaaaaaattaaaacgaaTCAGAAAATATTCACATCTGcaataatacaaaatttgcTGTAAACTGATACAGTAAATTCTTATTAGGGACCAcaactaatatatatagacgCATGCAAAATGCCATTTGA from Drosophila virilis strain 15010-1051.87 chromosome 2, Dvir_AGI_RSII-ME, whole genome shotgun sequence carries:
- the LOC6630347 gene encoding putative serine protease K12H4.7; this translates as MLKYILIVLPVFIPLAFAASLGDSQGSDDVEIPAFVQTLRELYRGPPPGQVSTTRANVETRWISQKLDNFNVSNEEVWDDRVLINEDYFVDGSPIFIYLGGEWKIEPSAITSGLWVDIAREHNGSLVYTEHRFFGESIPIKPLSTANLKYQNVEQALADVVNVINVLKKEDKYKDSKVVISGCSYSATMAVWLKLLYPDVIVGSWASSAPLEAKVDFKDYMKVVGKAYRELGGDYCYNIIDNATSQYEQLFASGNGTEAKKILNLCDDFDENDEQDQWQIFSTIANVFAGIAQYQKPENYDLAQYCSVLRSFDPDDAVAVSKFVQWRLNYPACVNTRYKGTVAYYKWSMDNYDGSGLAWFYQTCREFGWFQSSGSKSQPFGSSFPATLYTDTCHDVFGSGYSSARIERYIRATNKKYGGVNPAVENVYMTQGGLDPWSKVGAGLAQNATIIPQASHCSDSGSISATDSPGLRAAKERLAKLVREWLA